A region of Neovison vison isolate M4711 chromosome 7, ASM_NN_V1, whole genome shotgun sequence DNA encodes the following proteins:
- the UPK1A gene encoding uroplakin-1a, translating into MASAATEAEKGSPAVVGLLVVGNIIILLSGLALFAETVWVTADQYRVYPLMGVSGKDDVFAGAWIAIFCGFSFFVVASFGVGAALCRRRSMILTYLVLMLIVYIFECASCITSYTHHDYMVSNPSLITKQMLTFYSVDTDQGQELTRLWDRVMIEQECCGTSGPMDWVNFTSAFRAATPEVVFPWPPLCCRRTGNFIPLNEEGCRLGHTDYLFTKGCFEHIGHAIDSYTWGISWFGFAILMWTLPVMLIAMYFYTTL; encoded by the exons ATGGCATCCGCGGCAACAGAGGCGGAGAAGGGGTCTCCGGCCGTGGTGGGCCTGCTGGTGGTGGGCAACATCATTATTCTG CTGTCGGGCCTGGCCCTGTTTGCCGAGACGGTGTGGGTGACAGCTGACCAGTACCGCGTGTACCCACTGATGGGCGTCTCAGGCAAGGATGATGTCTTCGCCGGCGCCTGGATCGCCATCTTCTGCGGCTTCTCCTTCTTCGTGGTGGCCAGCTTTGGGGTGGGTGCAGCGCTCTGCCGCCGCCGGTCCATGATCCTCACG TACCTGGTGCTCATGCTCATTGTCTACATCTTCGAGTGCGCCTCCTGCATCACGTCCTACACTCACCATGACTAT ATGGTGTCCAACCCATCCCTGATTACCAAGCAGATGCTGACCTTCTACAGTGTAGACACCGACCAGGGCCAGGAACTGACTCGTCTCTGGGACCGTGTCATGATTGAG CAAGAGTGCTGTGGCACATCCGGTCCCATGGACTGGGTGAACTTCACATCAGCCTTCCGGGCGGCCACCCCGGAGGTGGTGTTCCCCTGGCCCCCACTGTGCTGTCGGCGGACTGGCAACTTTATCCCCCTCAATGAAGAAGGCTGCCGCCTGGGCCACACGGACTACCTGTTCACCAAG GGCTGCTTTGAGCACATCGGCCATGCCATCGACAGCTACACATGGGGGATTTCGTGGTTTGGTTTTGCCATCCTGATGTGGACG CTGCCTGTGATGCTCATAGCCATGTATTTCTACACCACATTGTGA